A region of Planktomarina temperata RCA23 DNA encodes the following proteins:
- a CDS encoding homocysteine S-methyltransferase family protein produces the protein MIILDGGMGQELVKRAGKATDLWSMQALLDSPEMVRAVHDEYFSAGAQIATTNTYSVLPDRLESKGLADKLRPMTVLACEMAVAARDAHGSGQVAGSLGPIGFSYQPDKAPPAEQAAEIYADIARLHADYVDFHLLETMASVDQARGGLMGAGVTGKPIYVSLSVDDSDGTKLRSGEPLADAIAMLRAFNPAAVLINCSLPEAVSQGLPILTGHGFTLGAYANGFTGIHEEFNSIHATVDLLKSRTDLGPAEYLAFAQEWAKIGAEIIGGCCEVGPAHIALLAQELGD, from the coding sequence ATGATAATTCTCGATGGTGGTATGGGCCAAGAATTGGTCAAACGTGCCGGAAAGGCCACGGATTTGTGGTCAATGCAGGCCTTGCTCGACAGCCCGGAAATGGTGCGTGCTGTGCATGACGAATATTTTTCTGCCGGTGCGCAGATTGCCACCACCAATACCTATTCGGTTCTGCCAGACCGGCTGGAGAGCAAAGGCTTGGCCGATAAACTCCGCCCGATGACGGTCTTGGCCTGCGAAATGGCTGTGGCCGCTCGGGATGCCCATGGATCCGGGCAGGTTGCCGGTTCATTGGGTCCGATTGGCTTCTCCTATCAACCAGACAAGGCACCACCGGCCGAGCAGGCTGCCGAAATCTATGCAGACATTGCGCGACTTCATGCGGATTATGTAGATTTCCATCTTCTGGAAACCATGGCCTCGGTAGATCAAGCGCGCGGGGGCTTGATGGGCGCCGGGGTGACGGGCAAACCGATCTATGTCTCCCTCTCTGTGGATGACAGCGATGGCACCAAGCTGCGGTCAGGGGAGCCTTTGGCTGATGCGATTGCGATGCTCAGGGCGTTTAACCCAGCCGCGGTGTTGATCAATTGCTCCTTGCCTGAAGCGGTCTCGCAGGGCTTGCCGATCTTGACCGGCCACGGGTTTACCCTGGGCGCCTATGCCAATGGATTCACAGGCATTCATGAGGAGTTTAATTCGATCCATGCGACGGTGGATCTGCTGAAATCTCGAACAGATTTGGGTCCGGCGGAATATCTCGCCTTTGCCCAGGAGTGGGCCAAAATCGGGGCGGAAATTATTGGCGGTTGCTGTGAGGTGGGACCGGCACATATCGCTCTTTTGGCACAGGAACTGGGAGATTAA
- the hspQ gene encoding heat shock protein HspQ, whose product MQAEAKYHLGQIVRHKKHPFRGVVFDVDPEFSNTDEWYAAIPEEARPVKDQPYYHLLAENDQSYYIAYVSEQNLVADISGDPVDHPDIEDIFGPFENGAYPLQFQLN is encoded by the coding sequence GTGCAAGCTGAAGCGAAATATCATTTGGGCCAAATCGTGCGGCATAAGAAACACCCGTTTCGCGGGGTCGTTTTTGATGTGGATCCAGAGTTTTCCAATACTGATGAATGGTATGCAGCTATTCCAGAAGAGGCACGGCCGGTGAAGGATCAACCCTATTACCACTTGTTGGCCGAGAATGATCAAAGCTATTATATTGCCTATGTGTCCGAGCAAAATCTTGTGGCCGATATTTCGGGGGACCCGGTGGATCACCCCGATATTGAGGATATCTTCGGCCCGTTCGAAAACGGCGCCTATCCTTTGCAGTTTCAGCTAAATTAA
- a CDS encoding LysE family translocator, whose translation MTFQGWIIFAGFWVVFVTTPGPNAVNCISNGMSFGLRRGLWAVLAILTQATAFLILSAYGITALLLASPTAFFAAKLIGAAVLIFLGMRGWIMAATPPKLNPAAGSIYGRALAIATINAKSVAGYLAAFSQFVQPDVPIWDQMAVIMPTALGLTALSYTGYTALGAAFGKSAMAKVFNVSLRRGLALCFIVYGLLLGGSSMRSTA comes from the coding sequence ATGACATTTCAGGGCTGGATCATATTTGCGGGATTTTGGGTGGTTTTCGTGACAACACCCGGTCCCAATGCCGTCAATTGCATCAGCAATGGCATGAGCTTTGGCCTGCGCCGGGGTCTTTGGGCTGTGTTGGCGATTTTAACGCAAGCGACTGCTTTCCTGATCTTATCGGCCTATGGCATCACCGCATTGCTCTTGGCATCACCCACAGCATTTTTTGCGGCCAAGCTGATCGGTGCGGCGGTTTTGATCTTTCTGGGCATGCGCGGTTGGATCATGGCAGCCACTCCGCCCAAGCTCAATCCAGCGGCCGGCTCCATCTATGGGCGTGCTTTGGCGATTGCGACGATCAATGCAAAGTCGGTGGCAGGATATTTGGCTGCGTTCAGTCAATTTGTTCAGCCTGATGTGCCCATTTGGGATCAAATGGCGGTGATTATGCCCACAGCTTTGGGTCTGACTGCACTGTCCTATACGGGCTATACGGCTTTGGGTGCCGCTTTCGGCAAATCGGCCATGGCCAAAGTCTTCAATGTCTCTTTGCGGCGCGGGCTGGCGCTTTGCTTTATCGTCTATGGGCTTTTGCTTGGTGGCAGCTCCATGCGGAGCACGGCATGA
- a CDS encoding thiolase family protein: MEDVYIVGAARTPMGGMQGALADASASQLGGVAIAAALAAGDVAPGDVDELLMGCVLPAGQGQAPARQAGFAAGLGEDVPATTINKMCGSGMKTTMMGYDQLALGHGQVMVTGGMESMTQAPYLLPKMRGGARLGHGQVQDSMFLDGLEDAYDTGRLMGTFAEDCAMHFQFSRAAQDAYALRSLERALAAQASGAVAAEIAPVTVAGRKAKVEVAMDEQPGTARPDKIPHLKPAFREGGTVTAANSSSISDGAAALVLANATGLAAYGYTPRARVMGHASHAQAPGWFTTAPVPAARKLLDRLGWSVADVDLWEVNEAFAVVPMAFMHEMELSPDVVNVYGGACALGHPIGASGARILVTLLNALERHDLKRGVAAICIGGGEGTAIAIERM, translated from the coding sequence ATGGAAGATGTTTATATCGTAGGAGCGGCCCGCACGCCGATGGGTGGGATGCAGGGGGCTTTGGCCGATGCATCCGCGAGTCAGCTGGGCGGTGTCGCGATTGCAGCGGCGCTTGCTGCCGGCGACGTTGCACCGGGTGATGTGGATGAGTTGCTTATGGGCTGCGTCTTACCCGCTGGGCAGGGCCAAGCGCCAGCCCGACAAGCGGGATTTGCTGCGGGATTGGGAGAAGATGTCCCCGCAACCACGATCAACAAGATGTGTGGCTCGGGCATGAAAACCACCATGATGGGGTATGATCAATTGGCGTTGGGTCACGGTCAGGTGATGGTCACGGGCGGCATGGAAAGTATGACCCAAGCGCCCTACCTTTTGCCCAAAATGCGCGGTGGTGCGCGGCTGGGACATGGCCAAGTGCAAGACAGCATGTTTCTCGACGGCCTTGAGGATGCTTATGACACAGGGCGGTTGATGGGCACTTTTGCTGAGGATTGCGCGATGCATTTTCAATTCTCACGCGCCGCACAAGATGCTTATGCGCTGCGCTCCCTCGAGCGGGCGTTGGCCGCGCAGGCTAGCGGCGCGGTCGCGGCCGAAATTGCCCCGGTGACAGTGGCGGGGCGCAAAGCGAAGGTTGAGGTTGCCATGGATGAGCAACCCGGCACTGCGCGGCCAGATAAAATTCCACATTTGAAACCCGCGTTCCGTGAGGGTGGCACGGTGACGGCGGCCAATTCTTCGTCGATTTCTGATGGGGCGGCGGCCTTGGTTTTGGCCAATGCCACTGGTCTTGCGGCCTATGGCTATACCCCGCGGGCGCGCGTAATGGGCCACGCCAGCCATGCACAAGCGCCCGGTTGGTTTACCACCGCCCCCGTGCCAGCGGCCCGAAAACTGTTGGATCGTCTCGGCTGGAGCGTTGCGGATGTAGACTTATGGGAGGTCAACGAGGCCTTTGCTGTGGTGCCCATGGCCTTTATGCATGAGATGGAACTTTCTCCGGATGTTGTAAATGTCTATGGCGGTGCTTGCGCTTTGGGTCACCCGATCGGCGCCTCGGGCGCGCGAATCTTGGTAACCTTGCTAAACGCTTTGGAACGGCATGATCTCAAGCGCGGTGTTGCGGCGATTTGCATCGGTGGAGGCGAGGGCACTGCCATTGCCATTGAACGCATGTAA
- a CDS encoding pyridoxamine 5'-phosphate oxidase family protein: protein MLNAAAVACIEQVRLGFVASVTSGGRPSVSPKGTFVVLDERKIAFAEIRSPGTISNIGHSPEVEVNFVDSFRRKGWRMRGVTQILRRGSADFEEIFPKWDALWADLSARIRAIVVIKVSEVKPLSTPPYDDGVTEAEMIALYKEKYAKMYP, encoded by the coding sequence ATGCTTAATGCTGCCGCAGTGGCCTGTATTGAACAGGTGCGATTGGGGTTTGTGGCCTCTGTGACATCGGGAGGGCGGCCCTCTGTGTCACCGAAAGGAACCTTTGTGGTTTTGGATGAGCGCAAGATTGCTTTTGCCGAAATTCGCTCGCCCGGCACCATCAGCAACATTGGTCACAGCCCCGAGGTGGAGGTCAATTTTGTTGATAGTTTTCGCCGCAAGGGCTGGCGGATGCGCGGGGTCACGCAAATATTGCGCCGTGGCAGTGCGGATTTTGAGGAGATCTTTCCCAAGTGGGACGCGCTCTGGGCAGACCTATCCGCGCGCATACGGGCCATTGTTGTGATCAAAGTGAGCGAGGTCAAACCGCTCTCCACCCCGCCCTATGATGATGGGGTGACGGAGGCGGAAATGATTGCTCTTTACAAAGAAAAATACGCGAAGATGTATCCCTAG
- a CDS encoding LysE family translocator, with amino-acid sequence MIWEILWGFEPALITGFVIAGLILNLTPGADFLFITSSGLSGGPRMGVAAALGVNLGIVVHILAAAAGLSALLLAHPAAYDAIRLCGAAYLAWMAVQAWRSSSTLARPRSGRGVWQAARRGFFINVSNPKTALFIFAFIPQFTDPAIGPIWVQILILGTIFLVNGALFTLCLGAGSGYFAAALGARAGVLNKISAILLGGLAARLIID; translated from the coding sequence ATGATCTGGGAAATCCTTTGGGGATTTGAGCCTGCTCTGATCACCGGGTTTGTGATCGCTGGTTTGATCTTAAACCTCACACCCGGGGCAGATTTCCTGTTTATTACGTCCAGTGGTCTGTCGGGCGGTCCGCGCATGGGCGTGGCAGCGGCACTGGGTGTGAACCTTGGTATTGTGGTGCATATTTTGGCGGCGGCCGCTGGGCTGTCGGCTTTGTTATTGGCGCATCCGGCGGCCTATGATGCCATCCGACTCTGCGGTGCGGCTTATTTGGCTTGGATGGCCGTGCAGGCTTGGCGCAGCAGCAGCACCCTGGCCCGCCCGCGCAGCGGCCGCGGTGTTTGGCAGGCGGCGCGGCGTGGGTTTTTCATCAATGTATCGAATCCGAAAACCGCACTTTTTATCTTTGCCTTTATTCCGCAATTCACCGACCCCGCCATTGGCCCGATATGGGTGCAAATCTTGATCCTTGGTACAATATTTCTGGTGAACGGGGCGTTGTTCACGCTCTGCCTTGGTGCAGGGTCCGGCTATTTCGCAGCTGCGCTGGGTGCGCGCGCTGGCGTTTTGAACAAAATATCTGCAATTTTACTCGGCGGGCTGGCGGCCCGTTTGATCATCGACTGA
- a CDS encoding GcvT family protein: MSDFPTTARVVIIGGGVVGVSTLYHLAKAGWTDCVLLEKNELTAGSTWHAAGNCPSFSTSWAIMNMQRYSLGLYAGLAEEVDYPMNYHVTGSIRLAHDKNRMLEFERARTMGRYQGLGIEMMSVSDMKDAYPFLETHDLAGGLWDPDDGDIDPAQLTQALAKGARDMGASVQRFCPATGVTQVGDEWIVHTDKGDIRCEKVVNCAGYYAQRVGEWFKPYGGRTVPMTVMSHQYFLTEEIPELKEWTEANGRKVPLLRDVDSSYYLRQDKHGLNLGPYERNCKAHWVTPEDPMPEDFSFQLYPDDLERLEWYIEDAMARVPILGSQGVGRVINGPIPYAPDGLPLIGPMPGVKNAYEGCVFTFGITQGGGAGKVLAEWITEGETEWDMWAVDSRRYTDYTDQDYCDRKAMEVYGHEYAMHFPHHEWPAGRDKKLSPVHDKVIAAGGMMGAYNGWERANWFAQPGDDTSHEATQTWERQGPWAQRIREEAEAVRDHCGVLDLPGFSRFNLTGDGAAEFLRGKITGGLPKIGRMNLAYFADNRGRILTEMSVVRHAEEHFTLITAASAQWHDYDVLNSDLPGGVELVDHTKDFSTLIVTGPKARDVMIQMGTDADLSLGWLTHQTAQVAGQECALLRVSFAGELGWEIHAKNANMPALYDAVIAAGAKPFGMYALNSLRIEKGYRAWKGDLSTDYSLLEAGLERFVKLDKPQDFPGKAALQNEKQQGRKKAFASLIVEAGAYDAPYMSTIWHDGVVVGETTSGDFGYRVGKSIALAMLRPDLAMPGTEVEVEIFGQRCKAVVQDDQPLWDPKNERLRS, encoded by the coding sequence ATGAGTGATTTTCCAACCACGGCAAGGGTTGTCATTATCGGAGGCGGCGTTGTTGGCGTGTCGACCCTGTATCATTTGGCCAAAGCCGGGTGGACCGATTGTGTCTTGCTCGAGAAAAATGAGCTGACCGCCGGTTCAACCTGGCATGCGGCGGGCAATTGCCCGTCCTTCTCAACCAGCTGGGCGATTATGAATATGCAGCGCTATTCGCTGGGCCTCTATGCCGGTTTGGCTGAGGAGGTGGATTATCCGATGAATTATCATGTGACGGGCTCTATTCGCCTGGCTCATGACAAAAACCGGATGCTGGAGTTTGAGCGTGCGCGCACGATGGGCCGCTATCAGGGCTTGGGCATTGAGATGATGTCCGTGTCAGATATGAAAGATGCCTATCCCTTCTTGGAAACGCATGATCTGGCTGGCGGGCTTTGGGATCCCGATGACGGGGATATTGACCCAGCCCAGCTCACCCAAGCCCTAGCCAAAGGTGCCCGGGATATGGGTGCCAGTGTTCAGCGGTTTTGCCCGGCGACAGGGGTCACGCAGGTGGGAGATGAATGGATTGTCCACACAGACAAAGGCGATATCCGCTGCGAGAAAGTGGTCAATTGCGCCGGTTATTATGCTCAACGCGTAGGGGAATGGTTCAAACCCTATGGTGGTCGTACTGTGCCTATGACGGTGATGAGTCATCAATATTTTCTGACCGAAGAAATTCCTGAATTGAAGGAATGGACAGAGGCCAATGGGCGCAAAGTGCCGCTCTTACGGGATGTGGATTCCTCCTATTACCTGCGGCAGGATAAACACGGGTTGAACCTTGGCCCCTATGAGCGCAATTGCAAAGCCCATTGGGTGACGCCCGAAGATCCTATGCCTGAGGATTTCAGCTTCCAGCTCTATCCTGACGATCTCGAGCGTTTGGAGTGGTATATTGAAGACGCCATGGCGCGGGTTCCGATTTTGGGATCTCAAGGCGTGGGCCGGGTGATCAACGGCCCTATCCCCTATGCGCCTGACGGGCTTCCGCTGATCGGTCCCATGCCAGGTGTGAAGAACGCCTATGAAGGTTGCGTCTTCACATTTGGCATCACCCAAGGGGGTGGAGCCGGCAAGGTCTTGGCGGAATGGATCACGGAAGGGGAAACAGAATGGGACATGTGGGCGGTCGATTCGCGCCGCTATACGGATTACACGGATCAAGACTATTGTGACCGCAAAGCCATGGAAGTTTATGGTCACGAATATGCCATGCATTTCCCGCATCACGAATGGCCCGCCGGGCGGGACAAAAAACTCTCGCCGGTGCATGACAAGGTGATTGCCGCGGGCGGCATGATGGGGGCTTATAATGGTTGGGAACGCGCCAATTGGTTTGCTCAGCCCGGAGATGACACCTCCCATGAGGCCACTCAGACTTGGGAAAGACAGGGCCCATGGGCCCAGCGGATCCGCGAAGAGGCCGAGGCCGTGCGCGATCATTGCGGTGTCTTGGATTTGCCCGGCTTCAGCCGTTTTAATCTGACAGGCGACGGCGCTGCAGAATTCTTGCGCGGTAAAATTACCGGCGGATTGCCGAAGATTGGCCGCATGAATCTGGCCTATTTTGCAGATAATCGGGGCCGAATTTTGACGGAGATGTCGGTTGTGCGCCATGCGGAGGAGCATTTCACATTGATCACAGCCGCCAGTGCGCAATGGCATGATTACGATGTCCTCAATTCGGATCTGCCTGGTGGTGTGGAGCTGGTGGACCATACGAAAGACTTTTCAACTTTGATTGTCACGGGTCCCAAAGCCCGCGATGTTATGATCCAAATGGGGACGGATGCGGATCTGTCTTTGGGGTGGTTGACCCATCAAACGGCACAGGTGGCCGGGCAAGAGTGCGCGCTTCTGCGGGTGTCTTTTGCCGGTGAGCTTGGCTGGGAAATTCATGCAAAAAATGCCAATATGCCAGCATTGTATGATGCAGTCATTGCAGCTGGGGCCAAACCCTTTGGCATGTATGCACTCAATAGCCTGCGGATCGAAAAAGGATACCGCGCGTGGAAAGGCGATCTGTCCACCGATTACAGTCTTTTGGAAGCGGGGCTTGAGAGGTTTGTTAAATTGGACAAGCCCCAAGATTTCCCTGGCAAAGCCGCCTTGCAGAACGAAAAACAACAGGGTCGCAAAAAGGCTTTTGCCAGCCTGATTGTGGAGGCGGGTGCCTATGATGCGCCCTATATGTCAACGATTTGGCATGATGGTGTGGTGGTGGGGGAAACCACCTCGGGTGACTTTGGGTACCGTGTTGGTAAGTCCATCGCCTTGGCCATGTTGCGCCCCGATTTGGCCATGCCAGGAACAGAGGTTGAAGTTGAAATTTTTGGGCAACGCTGCAAGGCCGTGGTGCAGGATGATCAACCGCTTTGGGATCCAAAAAATGAGCGCTTGCGCAGCTGA
- a CDS encoding LolA family protein, protein MRLISSLCVILANPVAAEKISLNEISSYFNDMVTAEAQFSQFSDTGETTTGRLYIRRPGRIRFEYDPPDATLVVVGGGQVAVFDPKSRDEPLRFPLRHSPLNLVLEREVDLAQRDMVVAHFEAGSETAVTLQDPENPDYGFIQLIFTDNPVQLRQWVVQDNSGGRTQIVLDSLTEGGRVSNVLFNIQYEMQKRSE, encoded by the coding sequence ATGAGACTCATTTCTTCCCTTTGCGTAATATTGGCCAATCCAGTTGCAGCTGAAAAAATCAGCCTTAATGAAATATCTTCTTATTTCAATGATATGGTCACGGCAGAAGCCCAGTTTTCGCAGTTCTCTGATACGGGGGAAACCACGACAGGGCGGCTGTATATTCGGCGGCCGGGTCGCATTCGTTTTGAATATGACCCGCCAGACGCAACTTTGGTTGTGGTGGGCGGCGGTCAGGTGGCCGTCTTCGATCCGAAATCCCGCGATGAGCCGCTGCGTTTTCCCCTGCGCCATTCCCCGCTGAATCTGGTTTTGGAGCGGGAGGTAGATTTGGCGCAACGCGATATGGTGGTCGCGCATTTCGAGGCCGGATCTGAAACTGCCGTGACGCTGCAAGACCCGGAAAACCCCGACTATGGGTTCATTCAGCTGATTTTCACCGACAACCCGGTGCAGCTGCGCCAATGGGTCGTGCAAGACAATTCCGGTGGTCGAACTCAAATCGTCCTAGACAGCCTGACCGAAGGCGGCCGTGTGTCGAATGTGCTGTTCAACATCCAATATGAGATGCAAAAACGCAGCGAATGA
- a CDS encoding gamma-glutamyltransferase family protein has translation MRDFHLPGRSAVFATNGMVATSHPLAAATAIDILKAGGNAADAAIAAAVLLGICEPQMTGIGGDMFALIQKDPTANVVALNGSGRAPVAANAAALRDAGHGTVPLHSVDAVTIPGAIDGFCTLAKDFGALPLKDTLAPAIHYARAGVPVAPKVAFDWAQNTQALQGSARDKYLTAGAAPKIGQLFAAPGQAEVLERVASEGRDGFYTGAVAEDMQTSLRAAGGCHSLEDFAATKSTYGTPLRASYKGIEMLEHPANGQGATALLMLNMMKHFDIAAMAPFGTERAHIEAEISKLAYDARNRFIADGDYASRVDHMMAPETAAQLVGLIHPNRAMADPHGLSEAIHKDTIYITVVDKNRMAVSLIYSIFHAFGSGLASDHFGILFQNRGAGFSLEAGHPNELAGGKRPMHTIIPGMLAEGGRITMPFGVMGGSYQSNGHARFLSNMVDFGLDPQKAIDAPRCFSDAGTMKVERGYGPQVAQELSEMGHKVEIPTGPIGGAQAILIGADGVLQGASDPRKDGCALGY, from the coding sequence ATGCGCGATTTTCACCTTCCCGGCCGATCGGCCGTCTTTGCAACCAACGGCATGGTCGCGACCTCTCACCCTTTGGCCGCCGCTACAGCGATTGATATCTTGAAAGCGGGCGGTAACGCGGCGGATGCAGCAATTGCAGCGGCGGTCTTATTAGGCATCTGTGAGCCACAAATGACTGGCATTGGCGGAGATATGTTTGCCCTGATCCAAAAGGATCCAACCGCAAACGTTGTCGCCCTCAACGGATCGGGACGCGCGCCGGTGGCTGCCAATGCAGCCGCCCTGCGAGATGCGGGCCATGGCACGGTGCCGCTGCACAGCGTCGATGCCGTGACAATACCCGGCGCGATAGACGGATTTTGCACCCTGGCAAAAGATTTCGGCGCATTGCCATTAAAAGACACCCTAGCACCCGCCATTCACTATGCCCGCGCGGGCGTGCCAGTTGCCCCAAAAGTCGCCTTTGATTGGGCGCAAAACACGCAAGCGCTGCAAGGATCCGCGCGCGATAAATATCTAACCGCTGGCGCTGCGCCGAAAATTGGGCAGCTCTTCGCCGCGCCCGGGCAGGCGGAAGTTCTCGAGCGCGTGGCCTCCGAAGGCCGCGATGGGTTTTATACCGGCGCTGTTGCCGAAGATATGCAAACGAGCCTGCGCGCTGCGGGGGGCTGTCACAGTCTTGAAGATTTTGCCGCGACCAAATCCACCTACGGCACACCATTGCGCGCCTCCTACAAGGGTATTGAGATGCTGGAGCATCCGGCCAATGGTCAAGGCGCAACGGCGCTTTTGATGCTCAATATGATGAAGCATTTTGACATCGCCGCCATGGCGCCCTTTGGGACAGAACGGGCCCATATCGAAGCTGAAATTTCCAAACTGGCCTATGATGCGCGCAATCGCTTTATAGCCGATGGGGATTATGCCAGCCGTGTCGATCATATGATGGCACCCGAAACCGCCGCGCAGCTGGTTGGATTAATCCACCCCAACCGCGCCATGGCAGATCCTCATGGGCTGTCAGAAGCGATTCATAAAGACACGATTTACATCACCGTTGTCGACAAAAACCGCATGGCCGTTTCATTGATCTACTCAATCTTCCATGCCTTTGGATCTGGACTCGCGTCAGACCATTTTGGAATCTTATTTCAAAATCGCGGGGCGGGCTTCTCGCTTGAGGCGGGCCACCCTAATGAGCTGGCCGGCGGCAAGCGCCCTATGCACACCATCATCCCCGGTATGCTGGCCGAAGGAGGGAGGATCACCATGCCCTTTGGGGTTATGGGCGGCTCCTACCAATCCAACGGCCATGCGCGTTTTCTATCAAACATGGTAGATTTTGGCTTGGACCCACAGAAGGCAATTGACGCACCCCGCTGTTTTTCCGACGCAGGCACGATGAAAGTTGAGCGCGGATATGGGCCGCAGGTCGCTCAAGAGCTGTCAGAAATGGGCCATAAGGTCGAAATACCTACCGGGCCGATTGGCGGCGCTCAGGCAATATTGATCGGAGCGGATGGGGTGCTGCAAGGCGCATCTGACCCCCGCAAAGACGGTTGCGCCTTGGGCTATTAA
- a CDS encoding transglycosylase SLT domain-containing protein, producing MSSILRSLVLITLLAGCSFSGGNKNPPRNLDNACSILDQRRSFLPAFRAAKRKYGVPISTQMAIIWQESKFKANAKTPKKYKLWIIPAGRQSSAYGYAQALDGTWKEYKKSAGRWGASRTNIRDAADFMGWYMAQSRRSLGIAMSDTRNQYLAYHEGRTGYRRGSYKSKRWLVNIANGLDRRAAMYKRQLISCGKG from the coding sequence ATGAGCAGTATTCTTCGCAGCCTCGTTCTGATCACCCTTCTTGCGGGGTGCTCTTTCTCTGGAGGCAATAAAAATCCGCCTCGGAATTTGGACAACGCCTGCTCGATATTGGACCAGCGCCGCAGCTTCCTGCCAGCCTTTCGTGCCGCCAAGCGCAAATATGGCGTACCGATTTCGACACAAATGGCGATCATCTGGCAAGAAAGCAAATTCAAAGCCAACGCCAAGACGCCAAAGAAATACAAACTTTGGATCATTCCCGCCGGCCGTCAAAGCTCAGCCTATGGCTATGCCCAGGCGCTGGATGGCACTTGGAAAGAATATAAGAAAAGCGCCGGACGCTGGGGGGCCAGCCGCACAAATATCCGTGATGCCGCAGATTTCATGGGCTGGTATATGGCGCAAAGCCGCCGCTCTTTAGGCATTGCCATGTCCGACACCCGCAACCAATACCTCGCCTATCACGAAGGCCGAACAGGGTACCGCCGGGGATCTTATAAATCCAAGCGCTGGCTGGTAAATATCGCAAATGGCCTCGACCGCCGGGCGGCGATGTATAAGCGGCAATTGATCAGCTGTGGCAAGGGATAG
- a CDS encoding helix-turn-helix domain-containing protein, whose translation MLHGQTDLNTLGADIRALRKARGLTLAELAQTLGRSVGWLSQVERDMSEPGINDLRDLARALDVSISSLFGSGPAPADEAGYVVRKNSRRPIGSREAGLVEELLSPDLTDDFEMLHSTFEPGAKLNPAVSRPTQEVGYILSGQLKLWIGDADYLLAPGDSFRIKGEFFRWENPTDKPCQVIWVIAPPVY comes from the coding sequence ATGCTGCACGGTCAGACAGATCTAAACACCCTTGGAGCCGACATTCGGGCGCTGCGTAAGGCGCGGGGATTGACCCTTGCTGAGTTGGCGCAAACCCTTGGGCGTTCGGTGGGATGGTTGAGCCAGGTTGAGCGGGATATGTCCGAGCCTGGGATTAATGATTTGCGCGACTTGGCCCGGGCCTTGGATGTGTCGATTTCATCTCTGTTTGGGTCTGGTCCCGCGCCGGCCGATGAGGCTGGCTATGTCGTGCGCAAAAACAGCAGACGCCCAATTGGAAGCCGCGAAGCCGGTTTGGTCGAAGAACTGCTGTCTCCCGATCTGACAGATGACTTCGAGATGCTCCATTCCACATTTGAACCGGGTGCAAAGCTAAATCCTGCGGTTTCCCGCCCCACCCAGGAGGTGGGATATATTCTTTCTGGGCAATTGAAGCTTTGGATCGGCGATGCAGATTATCTTTTGGCGCCCGGTGACAGTTTTCGGATCAAGGGCGAATTTTTCCGCTGGGAAAACCCCACAGACAAGCCCTGCCAGGTGATCTGGGTAATCGCGCCGCCGGTGTATTGA
- a CDS encoding GAF domain-containing protein — protein sequence MARVNYEDLSKTIASLCAGEDDVIALMASVVCELHHSDDRFDWTGFYRVTGPEMLKIGPYQGGHGCLQIPFSRGVCGAAARLKATQLVPDVEAFEGHIACASSTRSELVLPVFNSAGDVMAVLDIDSDQPDAFTHEDAKALEAILASVFSM from the coding sequence ATGGCACGGGTAAATTATGAAGACTTGAGCAAAACCATCGCAAGCCTTTGTGCTGGCGAGGACGATGTGATTGCCCTTATGGCCAGTGTGGTCTGTGAGCTGCATCACAGCGATGATCGCTTCGATTGGACGGGGTTTTATCGTGTAACCGGACCGGAAATGCTCAAGATTGGCCCCTATCAAGGTGGGCATGGTTGTCTGCAAATCCCGTTCTCACGCGGAGTTTGTGGGGCAGCGGCGCGCTTGAAAGCCACGCAATTGGTGCCGGATGTAGAGGCCTTTGAGGGCCATATTGCTTGCGCCAGCTCGACTCGATCTGAGTTGGTTTTGCCCGTGTTCAACAGCGCCGGTGATGTGATGGCTGTGCTCGATATCGACAGCGATCAACCTGATGCATTTACCCACGAGGATGCAAAGGCTTTGGAGGCCATTCTGGCTTCGGTTTTTAGCATGTAA